A portion of the Adhaeribacter radiodurans genome contains these proteins:
- a CDS encoding DoxX family protein → MKNLSLYLMVLLYVGAGIVHFWRPKMYLAIMPPWLPYPEFLIFASGVCEVVFGFLLIPGQTRPLAAWLLIALLIAVFPANIQMALQYTQLHQAGWWLTWLRLPLQGVLIWWAYTFTK, encoded by the coding sequence ATGAAAAATTTATCGCTTTACTTAATGGTGTTACTTTACGTAGGTGCCGGAATTGTTCATTTTTGGCGCCCCAAAATGTACCTGGCCATTATGCCACCTTGGCTGCCTTATCCGGAATTTTTAATTTTTGCCAGCGGCGTTTGTGAAGTAGTATTTGGTTTTTTATTAATTCCTGGCCAAACCCGGCCTTTAGCTGCCTGGCTATTAATTGCTTTATTAATTGCCGTATTTCCAGCTAATATTCAAATGGCTTTGCAGTATACGCAACTCCATCAGGCCGGGTGGTGGCTTACATGGCTGCGATTACCGCTGCAAGGCGTTTTAATCTGGTGGGCATATACATTTACTAAATAG